In Nicotiana tabacum cultivar K326 chromosome 17, ASM71507v2, whole genome shotgun sequence, one DNA window encodes the following:
- the LOC107762638 gene encoding katanin p80 WD40 repeat-containing subunit B1 homolog KTN80.2 isoform X3, translating to MGSGRNKNVVVRTLNGHRSYCTACEFHPFGEFFASGSMDTNLKLWDIRKKGCIHTYKGHTRGISTIRFSPDGRWVVSGGFDNVVKVWDLTAGKLLHDFKSHEGHVRSIDFHPLEFLLATGSADRTVNFWDLETFELIGSTRREAAGVRSMTFHPDGRTLFCGLDDSLKVYSWEPVICHDSVEMGWSTLSDLCIHDGKLVGGAYYQNYVGVWVADISLIEPYGAGLTPERQSNLEQKQEHVECRLERVGSNRSSNSSLRCTSPDIDSKEIKNIYVDSENPVTIKKVTSHSPKVAPPSDYKENKKQSSQKLNSANDLPAKTNGLAVSKSFIVPSVVPRDIPEAKNLDTCRRESITANRASGGISQKPSHIKRLSNNKFDMEKISVTLESESADKLPCTVDCKNESDIDSRRMTDNSSRECSEAKDSAVKHGGEKPEKVSLLSPPNNQENRNVALEGRKELNPVKFVNGVAVVRGRTRSLVERFEKREGLNMDDILKLDAVSHSKTEEVEISPLAPSCCKDEEPETFIKKKDEEPETTPSTASRFKAEEATRPLPPSHSGIEEANTCTLPASQYEVEELEASNKPDSKFKSEEVKTTHLPASHVEKLEASPMPASQFESEEVRASHLPVSCSKAEEFEASPKPASQVKSEDVRKSRLPASRSKAEELEASPVPSSQIKPENVRRSRLPASRPKAAELEASPMPVSKFRTGARTSRLSAFRSKTEEAKTSRLLASRSKAEEAQTFRLLSSGSNAEEPLTAPLLNTDQQTIAQCESAQNDNFVIEDLMQSHDVLLSSFRSRLTKLQVVHHFWERNDIRGAINALRKLPDHSVQADVVSVLVDKMEIITLDLFSCLLPVLLTLLDSKVERHANVSLELLLKLVAVFGPVVRSAILAPPSVGVDLHAEERIQCCKQCFVYLQDIQKVLPALIRRSGLLAKGALQLNLLLQES from the exons ATGGGATCTGGAAGAAACAAAAA TGTAGTGGTTCGCACTCTTAATGGACACAGATCGTATTGCACGGCTTGTGAATTCCATCCTTTTGGTGAATTTTTTGCATCTGGATCTATGGACACTAATCTTAAGTTATGGGATATAAGAAAGAAAGGGTGCATCCATACGTACAAAGGTCACACTCGAGGAATAAGTACCATTAGATTCTCTCCTGATGGCCGCTGGGTGGTTTCTGGTGGATTTGACAATGTTGTGAAG GTATGGGACCTAACAGCTGGAAAGCTCTTGCATGATTTCAAGTCCCATGAAGGGCATGTTCGATCTATAGATTTCCATCCACTTGAGTTTCTTCTGGCAACAG GTTCTGCGGACCGTACTGTAAACTTTTGGGATTTGGAAACATTTGAATTGATTGGATCTACCAGACGTGAG GCTGCAGGAGTACGATCAATGACCTTTCACCCTGATGGAAGGACTCTGTTCTGTGGACTGGATGATAGCTTGAAG GTTTATTCATGGGAGCCTGTAATTTGTCACGACTCCGTTGAAATGGGATGGTCAACTTTAAGTGATCTCTGCATACATGATGGGAAGCTTGTAGGTGGTGCCTATTACCAAAACTATGTTGGTGTTTGGGTTGCAGATATTTCG CTTATTGAGCCCTATGGAGCTGGTTTAACTCCAGAGAGACAAAGTAACTTGGAGCAGAAACAGGAACATGTGGAGTGTCGTCTAGAAAGAGTAGGAAGCAACAGAAGTTCTAATTCAAGTCTGCGCTGCACATCACCTGACATTGATTCCAAAGAAATAAAGAATATATATGTGGATA GTGAAAATCCTGTAACCATAAAGAAAGTTACTTCTCATTCTCCAAAAGTGGCCCCCCCTTCAGAttataaggaaaacaagaaaCAGTCGAGCCAGAAGCTTAATTCTGCCAATGATTTACCTGCAAAAACTAATGGATTGGCAGTAAGTAAATCATTTATCGTCCCCAGTGTTGTGCCTCGTGATATTCCAGAGGCAAAGAACTTGGATACTTGTAGAAGGGAATCTATTACTGCAAACAGGGCAAGTGGTGGTATATCACAAAAGCCGTCTCACATAAAGCGCTTGTCCAACAACAAATTCGATATGGAGAAGATTTCTGTGACTCTTGAGTCTGAATCTGCTGACAAGTTGCCTTGTACAGTAGATTGTAAGAACGAATCAGATATTGATAGCAGGCGTATGACAGATAATAGTTCCAGGGAATGTTCTGAGGCAAAAGATTCAGCTGTCAAGCACGGTGGAGAAAAGCCAGAGAAAGTATCATTGCTATCACCGCCAAATAATCAGGAGAACC GTAATGTGGCCTTGGAAGGCAGGAAAGAGTTAAATCCGGTTAAATTTGTGAATGGAG TGGCAGTAGTGCGAGGAAGGACACGCAGTTTGGTTGAGAGATTTGAGAAAAGAGAAGGGTTGAACATGGATGATATCCTTAAGCTAGATGCGGTGTCTCATTCTAAAACTGAGGAAGTAGAAATATCCCCTTTGGCACCTTCCTGTTGTAAAGATGAGGAACCAGAAACCTTTATCAAAAAAAAAGATGAGGAACCAGAAACAACCCCTTCGACAGCTTCTCGTTTTAAAGCAGAGGAAGCAACACGGCCTTTGCCTCCATCTCATTCTGGAATCGAGGAAGCAAATACATGTACTTTGCCAGCTTCTCAATATGAAGTTGAGGAATTAGAAGCATCCAATAAGCCAGATTCTAAGTTTAAATCTGAGGAAGTAAAAACAACCCATTTACCAGCTTCTCATGTTGAGAAGTTAGAAGCATCTCCTATGCCAGCTTCTCAGTTTGAATCTGAGGAAGTAAGAGCATCTCATTTACCAGTTTCTTGTTCCAAAGCTGAGGAATTTGAAGCTTCCCCTAAACCAGCTTCACAGGTTAAATCCGAGGATGTAAGAAAATCCCGTTTACCAGCTTCTCGTTCAAAAGCTGAGGAATTAGAAGCATCCCCTGTGCCATCTTCACAGATTAAACCTGAGAATGTAAGAAGATCCCGTTTGCCAGCTTCTCGTCCTAAAGCTGCGGAACTGGAAGCATCCCCAATGCCTGTTTCTAAGTTTAGAACCGGAGCAAGAACATCCCGTTTGTCAGCTTTTCGTTCAAAAACAGAGGAAGCTAAAACATCACGTTTATTAGCTTCTCGTTCTAAAGCTGAGGAAGCACAAACATTCCGCTTGTTGTCTTCTGGTTCTAATGCTGAGGAACCATTAACAGCCCCTTTGCTG aatacagatCAGCAGACTATTGCACAGTGTGAGTCAGCTCAGAATGATAATTTTGTTATTGAAGATCTTATGCAGAGCCATGATGTGCTACTAAGTTCGTTTAGATCTCGGCTGACAAAGCTGCAG GTAGTTCATCACTTTTGGGAACGGAATGACATTAGGGGTGCTATAAATGCCTTGAGGAAGTTGCCAGACCATTCC GTACAAGCCGATGTTGTTAGTGTCCTCGTAGATAAAATGGAGATTATCACATTGGATTTGTTTTCCTGCTTGCTGCCTGTACTGTTAACCTTACTTGATAGTAAGGTAGAAAG GCATGCAAATGTTTCCCTGGAGCTGCTGTTGAAACTTGTTGCAGTCTTTGGGCCGGTAGTTCGCTCAGCCATTTTAGCACCTCCATCTGTAGGGGTTGATCTTCATGCAGAAGAAAG AATCCAGTGCTGCAAACAGTGCTTCGTCTATCTCCAAGATATACAGAAAGTACTTCCagcacttattag GAGAAGTGGTCTGTTGGCAAAAGGTGCATTACAATTAAATCTCCTACTTCAAGAATCGTAG
- the LOC107762638 gene encoding katanin p80 WD40 repeat-containing subunit B1 homolog KTN80.1 isoform X1 has product MAKRGYKLQEFVAHSGNVNCLRFGKKTRRQFLTGGDDQTVNLWSIGKPTSTASLSGHTSPVESVAFDSAEVLVLAGSSSGVIKLWDLEETKMVRTLNGHRSYCTACEFHPFGEFFASGSMDTNLKLWDIRKKGCIHTYKGHTRGISTIRFSPDGRWVVSGGFDNVVKVWDLTAGKLLHDFKSHEGHVRSIDFHPLEFLLATGSADRTVNFWDLETFELIGSTRREAAGVRSMTFHPDGRTLFCGLDDSLKVYSWEPVICHDSVEMGWSTLSDLCIHDGKLVGGAYYQNYVGVWVADISLIEPYGAGLTPERQSNLEQKQEHVECRLERVGSNRSSNSSLRCTSPDIDSKEIKNIYVDSENPVTIKKVTSHSPKVAPPSDYKENKKQSSQKLNSANDLPAKTNGLAVSKSFIVPSVVPRDIPEAKNLDTCRRESITANRASGGISQKPSHIKRLSNNKFDMEKISVTLESESADKLPCTVDCKNESDIDSRRMTDNSSRECSEAKDSAVKHGGEKPEKVSLLSPPNNQENRNVALEGRKELNPVKFVNGVAVVRGRTRSLVERFEKREGLNMDDILKLDAVSHSKTEEVEISPLAPSCCKDEEPETFIKKKDEEPETTPSTASRFKAEEATRPLPPSHSGIEEANTCTLPASQYEVEELEASNKPDSKFKSEEVKTTHLPASHVEKLEASPMPASQFESEEVRASHLPVSCSKAEEFEASPKPASQVKSEDVRKSRLPASRSKAEELEASPVPSSQIKPENVRRSRLPASRPKAAELEASPMPVSKFRTGARTSRLSAFRSKTEEAKTSRLLASRSKAEEAQTFRLLSSGSNAEEPLTAPLLNTDQQTIAQCESAQNDNFVIEDLMQSHDVLLSSFRSRLTKLQVVHHFWERNDIRGAINALRKLPDHSVQADVVSVLVDKMEIITLDLFSCLLPVLLTLLDSKVERHANVSLELLLKLVAVFGPVVRSAILAPPSVGVDLHAEERIQCCKQCFVYLQDIQKVLPALIRRSGLLAKGALQLNLLLQES; this is encoded by the exons ATGGCAAAACGTGGCTACAAATTGC AGGAATTTGTGGCGCATTCGGGGAATGTAAACTGtttaagatttgggaagaagacACGTAGGCAGTTTCTCACTGGTGGAGATGATCAAACTGTGAATCTTTGGTCCATTGGTAAACCAACATCCACCGCC AGCCTAAGTGGTCACACGAGTCCAGTAGAATCTGTAGCTTTTGACTCAGCAGAGGTTCTAGTGCTTGCTGGATCTTCATCAGGTGTAATAAAGCTATGGGATCTGGAAGAAACAAAAA TGGTTCGCACTCTTAATGGACACAGATCGTATTGCACGGCTTGTGAATTCCATCCTTTTGGTGAATTTTTTGCATCTGGATCTATGGACACTAATCTTAAGTTATGGGATATAAGAAAGAAAGGGTGCATCCATACGTACAAAGGTCACACTCGAGGAATAAGTACCATTAGATTCTCTCCTGATGGCCGCTGGGTGGTTTCTGGTGGATTTGACAATGTTGTGAAG GTATGGGACCTAACAGCTGGAAAGCTCTTGCATGATTTCAAGTCCCATGAAGGGCATGTTCGATCTATAGATTTCCATCCACTTGAGTTTCTTCTGGCAACAG GTTCTGCGGACCGTACTGTAAACTTTTGGGATTTGGAAACATTTGAATTGATTGGATCTACCAGACGTGAG GCTGCAGGAGTACGATCAATGACCTTTCACCCTGATGGAAGGACTCTGTTCTGTGGACTGGATGATAGCTTGAAG GTTTATTCATGGGAGCCTGTAATTTGTCACGACTCCGTTGAAATGGGATGGTCAACTTTAAGTGATCTCTGCATACATGATGGGAAGCTTGTAGGTGGTGCCTATTACCAAAACTATGTTGGTGTTTGGGTTGCAGATATTTCG CTTATTGAGCCCTATGGAGCTGGTTTAACTCCAGAGAGACAAAGTAACTTGGAGCAGAAACAGGAACATGTGGAGTGTCGTCTAGAAAGAGTAGGAAGCAACAGAAGTTCTAATTCAAGTCTGCGCTGCACATCACCTGACATTGATTCCAAAGAAATAAAGAATATATATGTGGATA GTGAAAATCCTGTAACCATAAAGAAAGTTACTTCTCATTCTCCAAAAGTGGCCCCCCCTTCAGAttataaggaaaacaagaaaCAGTCGAGCCAGAAGCTTAATTCTGCCAATGATTTACCTGCAAAAACTAATGGATTGGCAGTAAGTAAATCATTTATCGTCCCCAGTGTTGTGCCTCGTGATATTCCAGAGGCAAAGAACTTGGATACTTGTAGAAGGGAATCTATTACTGCAAACAGGGCAAGTGGTGGTATATCACAAAAGCCGTCTCACATAAAGCGCTTGTCCAACAACAAATTCGATATGGAGAAGATTTCTGTGACTCTTGAGTCTGAATCTGCTGACAAGTTGCCTTGTACAGTAGATTGTAAGAACGAATCAGATATTGATAGCAGGCGTATGACAGATAATAGTTCCAGGGAATGTTCTGAGGCAAAAGATTCAGCTGTCAAGCACGGTGGAGAAAAGCCAGAGAAAGTATCATTGCTATCACCGCCAAATAATCAGGAGAACC GTAATGTGGCCTTGGAAGGCAGGAAAGAGTTAAATCCGGTTAAATTTGTGAATGGAG TGGCAGTAGTGCGAGGAAGGACACGCAGTTTGGTTGAGAGATTTGAGAAAAGAGAAGGGTTGAACATGGATGATATCCTTAAGCTAGATGCGGTGTCTCATTCTAAAACTGAGGAAGTAGAAATATCCCCTTTGGCACCTTCCTGTTGTAAAGATGAGGAACCAGAAACCTTTATCAAAAAAAAAGATGAGGAACCAGAAACAACCCCTTCGACAGCTTCTCGTTTTAAAGCAGAGGAAGCAACACGGCCTTTGCCTCCATCTCATTCTGGAATCGAGGAAGCAAATACATGTACTTTGCCAGCTTCTCAATATGAAGTTGAGGAATTAGAAGCATCCAATAAGCCAGATTCTAAGTTTAAATCTGAGGAAGTAAAAACAACCCATTTACCAGCTTCTCATGTTGAGAAGTTAGAAGCATCTCCTATGCCAGCTTCTCAGTTTGAATCTGAGGAAGTAAGAGCATCTCATTTACCAGTTTCTTGTTCCAAAGCTGAGGAATTTGAAGCTTCCCCTAAACCAGCTTCACAGGTTAAATCCGAGGATGTAAGAAAATCCCGTTTACCAGCTTCTCGTTCAAAAGCTGAGGAATTAGAAGCATCCCCTGTGCCATCTTCACAGATTAAACCTGAGAATGTAAGAAGATCCCGTTTGCCAGCTTCTCGTCCTAAAGCTGCGGAACTGGAAGCATCCCCAATGCCTGTTTCTAAGTTTAGAACCGGAGCAAGAACATCCCGTTTGTCAGCTTTTCGTTCAAAAACAGAGGAAGCTAAAACATCACGTTTATTAGCTTCTCGTTCTAAAGCTGAGGAAGCACAAACATTCCGCTTGTTGTCTTCTGGTTCTAATGCTGAGGAACCATTAACAGCCCCTTTGCTG aatacagatCAGCAGACTATTGCACAGTGTGAGTCAGCTCAGAATGATAATTTTGTTATTGAAGATCTTATGCAGAGCCATGATGTGCTACTAAGTTCGTTTAGATCTCGGCTGACAAAGCTGCAG GTAGTTCATCACTTTTGGGAACGGAATGACATTAGGGGTGCTATAAATGCCTTGAGGAAGTTGCCAGACCATTCC GTACAAGCCGATGTTGTTAGTGTCCTCGTAGATAAAATGGAGATTATCACATTGGATTTGTTTTCCTGCTTGCTGCCTGTACTGTTAACCTTACTTGATAGTAAGGTAGAAAG GCATGCAAATGTTTCCCTGGAGCTGCTGTTGAAACTTGTTGCAGTCTTTGGGCCGGTAGTTCGCTCAGCCATTTTAGCACCTCCATCTGTAGGGGTTGATCTTCATGCAGAAGAAAG AATCCAGTGCTGCAAACAGTGCTTCGTCTATCTCCAAGATATACAGAAAGTACTTCCagcacttattag GAGAAGTGGTCTGTTGGCAAAAGGTGCATTACAATTAAATCTCCTACTTCAAGAATCGTAG
- the LOC107762638 gene encoding katanin p80 WD40 repeat-containing subunit B1 homolog KTN80.1 isoform X2 yields MAKRGYKLQEFVAHSGNVNCLRFGKKTRRQFLTGGDDQTVNLWSIGKPTSTASLSGHTSPVESVAFDSAEVLVLAGSSSGVIKLWDLEETKMVRTLNGHRSYCTACEFHPFGEFFASGSMDTNLKLWDIRKKGCIHTYKGHTRGISTIRFSPDGRWVVSGGFDNVVKVWDLTAGKLLHDFKSHEGHVRSIDFHPLEFLLATGSADRTVNFWDLETFELIGSTRREAAGVRSMTFHPDGRTLFCGLDDSLKVYSWEPVICHDSVEMGWSTLSDLCIHDGKLVGGAYYQNYVGVWVADISLIEPYGAGLTPERQSNLEQKQEHVECRLERVGSNRSSNSSLRCTSPDIDSKEIKNIYVDSENPVTIKKVTSHSPKVAPPSDYKENKKQSSQKLNSANDLPAKTNGLAVSKSFIVPSVVPRDIPEAKNLDTCRRESITANRASGGISQKPSHIKRLSNNKFDMEKISVTLESESADKLPCTVDCKNESDIDSRRMTDNSSRECSEAKDSAVKHGGEKPEKVSLLSPPNNQENRNVALEGRKELNPVKFVNGVAVVRGRTRSLVERFEKREGLNMDDILKLDAVSHSKTEEVEISPLAPSCCKDEEPETFIKKKDEEPETTPSTASRFKAEEATRPLPPSHSGIEEANTCTLPASQYEVEELEASNKPDSKFKSEEVKTTHLPASHVEKLEASPMPASQFESEEVRASHLPVSCSKAEEFEASPKPASQVKSEDVRKSRLPASRSKAEELEASPVPSSQIKPENVRRSRLPASRPKAAELEASPMPVSKFRTGARTSRLSAFRSKTEEAKTSRLLASRSKAEEAQTFRLLSSGSNAEEPLTAPLLNTDQQTIAQCESAQNDNFVIEDLMQSHDVLLSSFRSRLTKLQVVHHFWERNDIRGAINALRKLPDHSVQADVVSVLVDKMEIITLDLFSCLLPVLLTLLDSKVERHANVSLELLLKLVAVFGPVVRSAILAPPSVGVDLHAEERRSGLLAKGALQLNLLLQES; encoded by the exons ATGGCAAAACGTGGCTACAAATTGC AGGAATTTGTGGCGCATTCGGGGAATGTAAACTGtttaagatttgggaagaagacACGTAGGCAGTTTCTCACTGGTGGAGATGATCAAACTGTGAATCTTTGGTCCATTGGTAAACCAACATCCACCGCC AGCCTAAGTGGTCACACGAGTCCAGTAGAATCTGTAGCTTTTGACTCAGCAGAGGTTCTAGTGCTTGCTGGATCTTCATCAGGTGTAATAAAGCTATGGGATCTGGAAGAAACAAAAA TGGTTCGCACTCTTAATGGACACAGATCGTATTGCACGGCTTGTGAATTCCATCCTTTTGGTGAATTTTTTGCATCTGGATCTATGGACACTAATCTTAAGTTATGGGATATAAGAAAGAAAGGGTGCATCCATACGTACAAAGGTCACACTCGAGGAATAAGTACCATTAGATTCTCTCCTGATGGCCGCTGGGTGGTTTCTGGTGGATTTGACAATGTTGTGAAG GTATGGGACCTAACAGCTGGAAAGCTCTTGCATGATTTCAAGTCCCATGAAGGGCATGTTCGATCTATAGATTTCCATCCACTTGAGTTTCTTCTGGCAACAG GTTCTGCGGACCGTACTGTAAACTTTTGGGATTTGGAAACATTTGAATTGATTGGATCTACCAGACGTGAG GCTGCAGGAGTACGATCAATGACCTTTCACCCTGATGGAAGGACTCTGTTCTGTGGACTGGATGATAGCTTGAAG GTTTATTCATGGGAGCCTGTAATTTGTCACGACTCCGTTGAAATGGGATGGTCAACTTTAAGTGATCTCTGCATACATGATGGGAAGCTTGTAGGTGGTGCCTATTACCAAAACTATGTTGGTGTTTGGGTTGCAGATATTTCG CTTATTGAGCCCTATGGAGCTGGTTTAACTCCAGAGAGACAAAGTAACTTGGAGCAGAAACAGGAACATGTGGAGTGTCGTCTAGAAAGAGTAGGAAGCAACAGAAGTTCTAATTCAAGTCTGCGCTGCACATCACCTGACATTGATTCCAAAGAAATAAAGAATATATATGTGGATA GTGAAAATCCTGTAACCATAAAGAAAGTTACTTCTCATTCTCCAAAAGTGGCCCCCCCTTCAGAttataaggaaaacaagaaaCAGTCGAGCCAGAAGCTTAATTCTGCCAATGATTTACCTGCAAAAACTAATGGATTGGCAGTAAGTAAATCATTTATCGTCCCCAGTGTTGTGCCTCGTGATATTCCAGAGGCAAAGAACTTGGATACTTGTAGAAGGGAATCTATTACTGCAAACAGGGCAAGTGGTGGTATATCACAAAAGCCGTCTCACATAAAGCGCTTGTCCAACAACAAATTCGATATGGAGAAGATTTCTGTGACTCTTGAGTCTGAATCTGCTGACAAGTTGCCTTGTACAGTAGATTGTAAGAACGAATCAGATATTGATAGCAGGCGTATGACAGATAATAGTTCCAGGGAATGTTCTGAGGCAAAAGATTCAGCTGTCAAGCACGGTGGAGAAAAGCCAGAGAAAGTATCATTGCTATCACCGCCAAATAATCAGGAGAACC GTAATGTGGCCTTGGAAGGCAGGAAAGAGTTAAATCCGGTTAAATTTGTGAATGGAG TGGCAGTAGTGCGAGGAAGGACACGCAGTTTGGTTGAGAGATTTGAGAAAAGAGAAGGGTTGAACATGGATGATATCCTTAAGCTAGATGCGGTGTCTCATTCTAAAACTGAGGAAGTAGAAATATCCCCTTTGGCACCTTCCTGTTGTAAAGATGAGGAACCAGAAACCTTTATCAAAAAAAAAGATGAGGAACCAGAAACAACCCCTTCGACAGCTTCTCGTTTTAAAGCAGAGGAAGCAACACGGCCTTTGCCTCCATCTCATTCTGGAATCGAGGAAGCAAATACATGTACTTTGCCAGCTTCTCAATATGAAGTTGAGGAATTAGAAGCATCCAATAAGCCAGATTCTAAGTTTAAATCTGAGGAAGTAAAAACAACCCATTTACCAGCTTCTCATGTTGAGAAGTTAGAAGCATCTCCTATGCCAGCTTCTCAGTTTGAATCTGAGGAAGTAAGAGCATCTCATTTACCAGTTTCTTGTTCCAAAGCTGAGGAATTTGAAGCTTCCCCTAAACCAGCTTCACAGGTTAAATCCGAGGATGTAAGAAAATCCCGTTTACCAGCTTCTCGTTCAAAAGCTGAGGAATTAGAAGCATCCCCTGTGCCATCTTCACAGATTAAACCTGAGAATGTAAGAAGATCCCGTTTGCCAGCTTCTCGTCCTAAAGCTGCGGAACTGGAAGCATCCCCAATGCCTGTTTCTAAGTTTAGAACCGGAGCAAGAACATCCCGTTTGTCAGCTTTTCGTTCAAAAACAGAGGAAGCTAAAACATCACGTTTATTAGCTTCTCGTTCTAAAGCTGAGGAAGCACAAACATTCCGCTTGTTGTCTTCTGGTTCTAATGCTGAGGAACCATTAACAGCCCCTTTGCTG aatacagatCAGCAGACTATTGCACAGTGTGAGTCAGCTCAGAATGATAATTTTGTTATTGAAGATCTTATGCAGAGCCATGATGTGCTACTAAGTTCGTTTAGATCTCGGCTGACAAAGCTGCAG GTAGTTCATCACTTTTGGGAACGGAATGACATTAGGGGTGCTATAAATGCCTTGAGGAAGTTGCCAGACCATTCC GTACAAGCCGATGTTGTTAGTGTCCTCGTAGATAAAATGGAGATTATCACATTGGATTTGTTTTCCTGCTTGCTGCCTGTACTGTTAACCTTACTTGATAGTAAGGTAGAAAG GCATGCAAATGTTTCCCTGGAGCTGCTGTTGAAACTTGTTGCAGTCTTTGGGCCGGTAGTTCGCTCAGCCATTTTAGCACCTCCATCTGTAGGGGTTGATCTTCATGCAGAAGAAAG GAGAAGTGGTCTGTTGGCAAAAGGTGCATTACAATTAAATCTCCTACTTCAAGAATCGTAG